In one Methanosphaera sp. genomic region, the following are encoded:
- a CDS encoding DUF4325 domain-containing protein, whose amino-acid sequence MTREIVVIDVVPRILTLENTVVELFNIINKTSDKEVILDFKGVEFMNVAFAQKYNELKRECKKNISEINLGEYASLMSVAINLFEY is encoded by the coding sequence ATGACGAGGGAAATTGTAGTTATTGATGTAGTTCCCCGTATTTTAACTCTTGAAAATACAGTAGTGGAATTATTTAATATTATTAATAAAACAAGTGATAAAGAAGTCATACTTGACTTTAAAGGTGTAGAATTTATGAATGTTGCATTTGCACAGAAATATAATGAATTAAAACGTGAGTGTAAGAAAAATATTTCTGAAATTAATCTCGGTGAATATGCATCATTGATGAGTGTTGCAATTAACTTGTTTGAATACTAA
- the uvrB gene encoding excinuclease ABC subunit UvrB, translating to MSKFILQSDYKPLGDQPKAIDSIVTSFNEGANEVTLEGVTGSGKTFTMANVIEKLDKPTLIMSHNKTLAAQLYDEFKEFFPDNAVEYFVSYFDYYQPEAYVAQTDTFIDKESTVNEEIDRLRHSATQSLLTRDDVIVISSVSCIYGIGSPEDYLMFTLTLSQGDIISRDDIIKSLIEMQYMRNNTEFERGNFRVNGDVIDIYPINANFAIRIELWGDEVDVIYKIDPLKFNIIEELKKTIIFPAKHFVISKDKQDVAIKKILDEMKDRVAEFKAMGKYVEAQRIEQRTRYDMEMIQEVGYCSGIENYSMHMNGRKWGEVPFSLLGYFPDDYLTIIDESHVTIPQIRGMYAGDHARKCNLVDYGFRLPSAKEHRPLRFDEFMKLQNQILYVSATPAEFELKRCDVKVEQIIRPTGLVDPKPIIRPIKNQVDDLLSEIKNRSAKNQRTLVTSLTKKMAEDLTDYYIKMGIKARYLHSEITTLERIDIIDELRRGDFDALIGVNLLREGLDLPEVSLVAILDADKEGFLRSQTSLIQTIGRAARNVDGEVILYADNMTDSIVNAVNITERRRKMQIEYNNEHNIIPQSVVRKLKDKVVDTTPDDIQSYDNITDDEIELIIADLENQMQKAAADLEFEKAAKLRDQIMKLKEE from the coding sequence ATGTCTAAATTTATTTTACAATCTGATTATAAGCCTCTTGGTGATCAGCCAAAGGCTATTGATTCAATAGTTACAAGCTTTAATGAAGGAGCAAATGAAGTTACACTTGAGGGTGTAACAGGTTCTGGTAAAACATTTACAATGGCAAATGTTATTGAAAAGCTAGATAAGCCAACTCTTATCATGTCACATAATAAAACTCTTGCAGCACAACTTTATGATGAATTTAAGGAGTTTTTCCCTGATAATGCTGTTGAATACTTTGTAAGTTATTTTGATTATTATCAGCCAGAGGCATATGTTGCTCAAACTGATACATTTATTGATAAGGAATCAACAGTAAATGAGGAAATTGACAGATTACGACACTCAGCAACACAGTCTCTTCTTACACGCGATGATGTAATTGTAATATCAAGTGTTTCATGTATATATGGTATTGGATCTCCTGAGGATTATCTTATGTTTACATTAACACTAAGTCAGGGTGATATAATATCACGTGATGATATAATAAAGTCCTTAATTGAGATGCAATACATGCGAAATAACACAGAATTTGAACGTGGAAATTTCAGGGTAAATGGTGATGTTATAGACATCTATCCTATAAATGCAAACTTTGCAATAAGAATTGAGTTATGGGGTGATGAGGTAGATGTTATCTATAAAATTGATCCACTTAAATTTAACATAATAGAAGAACTTAAAAAGACAATTATCTTTCCTGCAAAACACTTTGTTATATCAAAAGATAAACAAGATGTTGCAATTAAAAAGATACTTGATGAAATGAAAGATCGTGTTGCTGAATTTAAGGCAATGGGAAAATATGTTGAAGCTCAAAGAATAGAGCAAAGAACAAGATATGACATGGAAATGATACAGGAAGTTGGATATTGTTCTGGAATTGAAAACTATTCAATGCATATGAATGGACGAAAATGGGGAGAGGTACCATTTTCACTTCTAGGATACTTCCCTGATGATTATCTTACAATTATTGATGAATCACACGTTACAATACCACAGATACGTGGAATGTATGCAGGTGATCATGCCAGGAAATGTAATCTTGTAGATTATGGATTTAGACTTCCAAGTGCAAAAGAACACAGACCACTACGTTTTGATGAATTTATGAAACTTCAAAATCAGATTCTTTATGTATCAGCAACACCTGCTGAATTTGAATTAAAACGTTGTGATGTTAAAGTTGAACAGATTATCAGACCTACAGGACTTGTTGATCCAAAACCTATAATACGTCCTATTAAAAATCAGGTAGATGACCTGCTTTCTGAGATAAAAAATAGAAGTGCTAAAAATCAACGTACACTTGTAACATCACTTACAAAGAAGATGGCAGAAGATCTTACAGATTACTATATTAAGATGGGAATTAAGGCACGTTATCTTCACTCTGAAATTACAACACTTGAAAGAATAGATATTATAGATGAACTTAGACGTGGAGATTTTGATGCACTTATTGGTGTAAATTTACTACGTGAAGGACTTGACTTACCTGAAGTATCACTTGTTGCAATACTTGATGCAGATAAAGAAGGATTTCTAAGATCTCAAACATCACTTATCCAGACAATTGGTCGTGCAGCACGTAATGTGGATGGTGAGGTAATATTATATGCAGATAATATGACTGATTCAATAGTTAATGCTGTAAATATAACAGAACGCAGACGTAAAATGCAGATTGAATATAACAATGAACATAATATTATACCTCAAAGTGTTGTACGTAAACTTAAAGATAAGGTAGTAGATACAACCCCTGATGATATACAAAGCTATGATAACATAACAGATGATGAAATAGAACTAATAATAGCAGACCTTGAAAATCAGATGCAAAAGGCTGCAGCAGACCTTGAATTTGAAAAAGCTGCAAAACTCAGAGATCAAATAATGAAACTAAAGGAGGAATAA